From a region of the Mycobacterium intracellulare ATCC 13950 genome:
- a CDS encoding FadD7 family fatty acid--CoA ligase, giving the protein MGSDSTTGGEVTASTGPRIADLVEAAARRAPQACALVVTAERVPVSYHDLTRLVDDLAAQLAAGGLVPGDRVALRAGSNAEFVVGLLAASRADLVAVPLDPALPGTEQRARSEAVGARAVLVDRLGDDETAGATPPAWPIAVSAGPDGAAPAVTLTVSAAPQRDVSTPQGLRDDDAMIMFTGGTTGMPKMVPWTRHNIAGSVAAIVAGYALGERDSTVAVMPLYHGHGLLAALLATLASGGTVLLPAGGRFSAHTFWDDIEAVRATWYTAVPTIHQILLERARTERPAGAGALRFIRSCSAPLTAETAQALQDTFSAPVVCAFGMTEATHQVATTAVEGAGHSENPGATPGLVGRSTGPQIRIVGSDGRSLPAESVGEVWLHGPTVVRGYLGDPSITDANFTQGWLHTGDLGTLSPAGDLVIRGRIKELINRGGEKISPERVEAVLASHPGVLEVAVFGKPDTLYGETVAAVIVARGSAAPTADELASFCRDRLAPFEVPTDFQQAAELPHTAKGSLDRRAVAERFARGA; this is encoded by the coding sequence ATGGGATCCGATTCGACAACCGGCGGCGAGGTCACGGCGTCCACCGGCCCGCGCATCGCCGACCTGGTCGAGGCGGCGGCGCGGCGGGCGCCGCAGGCGTGCGCGCTGGTCGTCACCGCCGAACGCGTCCCGGTCAGCTACCACGACTTGACCCGACTGGTCGACGATCTGGCCGCACAACTGGCGGCCGGCGGCCTGGTCCCGGGCGACCGGGTCGCGCTGCGCGCCGGCAGCAACGCCGAATTCGTCGTCGGGCTGCTCGCCGCGTCCCGGGCGGATCTCGTTGCGGTTCCGCTCGATCCGGCGCTGCCGGGCACCGAGCAGCGCGCCCGCAGCGAGGCGGTGGGCGCGCGGGCGGTGCTCGTCGACCGGCTCGGCGATGACGAGACCGCCGGGGCGACACCGCCGGCCTGGCCCATCGCGGTGAGCGCCGGACCCGACGGCGCCGCCCCGGCCGTCACCCTGACGGTCAGCGCCGCACCGCAGCGCGACGTGTCGACGCCGCAGGGCCTGCGCGACGACGACGCCATGATCATGTTCACCGGCGGCACCACCGGCATGCCCAAAATGGTGCCCTGGACGCGCCACAACATCGCCGGCTCGGTCGCGGCCATCGTCGCCGGATACGCCCTGGGGGAACGGGATTCGACCGTCGCGGTGATGCCGCTCTACCACGGGCACGGCCTGCTCGCCGCCCTGCTGGCGACCCTGGCGTCCGGGGGAACGGTGTTACTGCCCGCGGGTGGGCGATTCTCGGCGCACACCTTCTGGGACGACATCGAGGCGGTCCGGGCCACCTGGTACACGGCCGTCCCGACGATCCATCAGATCCTGTTGGAACGCGCCCGAACCGAGCGGCCCGCCGGGGCCGGCGCCCTGCGGTTCATCCGCAGCTGCAGCGCGCCGCTGACCGCCGAGACGGCGCAGGCCCTGCAGGACACGTTCTCGGCCCCGGTGGTGTGCGCATTCGGGATGACCGAGGCGACCCACCAGGTGGCCACCACCGCAGTCGAAGGCGCCGGGCACAGCGAAAACCCGGGCGCCACACCGGGTCTCGTCGGCCGCTCGACCGGACCGCAGATCCGGATCGTCGGATCCGACGGTCGGTCGCTGCCCGCCGAGAGCGTCGGCGAGGTCTGGCTGCACGGCCCCACCGTGGTGCGGGGCTACCTCGGCGACCCGTCGATCACCGACGCCAACTTCACCCAGGGGTGGCTGCACACCGGCGATCTGGGCACCCTGTCGCCGGCCGGCGACCTCGTGATCCGCGGCCGCATCAAGGAACTCATCAACCGCGGCGGGGAGAAGATCTCGCCGGAGCGGGTCGAGGCGGTGCTGGCCAGCCACCCCGGCGTGCTGGAGGTGGCCGTGTTCGGCAAGCCGGACACGCTGTACGGCGAGACCGTGGCCGCGGTGATCGTCGCGCGCGGATCCGCCGCGCCGACGGCCGACGAGCTGGCGTCGTTCTGCCGTGACCGGTTGGCCCCCTTCGAGGTGCCGACCGACTTCCAGCAGGCGGCGGAGTTGCCGCACACCGCCAAAGGCTCGCTGGACCGGCGCGCCGTCGCCGAACGGTTCGCTCGCGGGGCCTGA
- the oxc gene encoding oxalyl-CoA decarboxylase, whose translation MSTVSASGSDARGSTRVIDGFHLVVDALMANDVETIYGLVGIPITDLARTAQAAGIRYIGFRQEASAGNAAAAAGFLTRRPGVCLTTSGPGFLNALPALANATTNCFPMIQISGSSNRALVDLQRGDYQDLDQLNAARPFAKAAFRVNRIEDIGRGVARAIRTAVSGRPGGVYLDIPGDVLGQALEASAAAGTIWRVVDPAPRQLPAPDAVDRALEVLARARRPLIVLGKGAAYAQADNEIRRFVEATGIPFLPMSMAKGLLPDSHPQSAATARSLAISRADAVLLIGARLNWLLGHGESPQWSADTQFVQVDIAASEFDSNQPIAAPLAGDIGSAMSALCDAVTARPFAAPTEWATELADRKARNDAKMRERLADDPHPMRFYNALGAIRAVLQDNRDVYVVNEGANALDLARNVIDMELPRHRLDTGTWGVMGIGMGYAIAAAVETGGPVVAIEGDSAFGFSGMEIETICRYRLPVTVVILNNGGVYRGDETAAHPSDPAPTVLNARARHELIAEAFGGKGYHVATPDELRAALTEAIGSGAPSVIDCELDPAAGVESGHLAGLNPARAAAVSGGG comes from the coding sequence ATGTCCACCGTTTCGGCGTCGGGAAGCGACGCGCGGGGGTCGACCCGCGTGATCGACGGCTTCCACCTCGTGGTGGACGCGCTCATGGCCAACGACGTCGAAACCATCTACGGCCTCGTCGGCATCCCGATAACCGACCTCGCCCGGACCGCGCAGGCGGCGGGCATCCGCTACATCGGCTTTCGGCAGGAAGCCTCGGCCGGCAACGCCGCGGCGGCCGCCGGATTCCTCACCCGCCGCCCCGGCGTGTGTCTCACGACATCCGGGCCCGGTTTCCTCAACGCTCTGCCCGCGCTGGCGAACGCCACGACGAACTGCTTCCCGATGATCCAGATCTCCGGCTCGAGCAATCGGGCGCTGGTCGACCTGCAACGCGGTGACTACCAGGACCTCGACCAGCTCAACGCCGCACGGCCGTTCGCGAAGGCGGCCTTTCGGGTCAACCGGATCGAGGACATCGGTCGCGGCGTCGCGCGCGCGATTCGCACCGCGGTCTCCGGGCGTCCCGGCGGCGTCTACCTCGACATCCCCGGCGACGTCCTGGGCCAGGCCCTGGAGGCCTCGGCCGCCGCCGGCACGATATGGCGGGTCGTCGACCCCGCTCCCCGTCAACTGCCCGCTCCCGACGCGGTCGACCGCGCGCTGGAAGTCCTGGCCCGGGCGCGGCGGCCGCTGATCGTGCTCGGCAAGGGCGCGGCGTACGCCCAGGCGGACAACGAGATTCGACGATTCGTCGAAGCCACCGGCATCCCATTCCTGCCGATGTCGATGGCCAAGGGGCTGCTCCCCGATTCGCACCCGCAGTCCGCGGCCACCGCACGGTCGCTGGCGATCTCACGGGCCGACGCCGTCCTGCTGATCGGCGCGCGGCTGAATTGGCTTCTGGGCCATGGGGAGTCGCCGCAATGGTCCGCCGACACCCAATTCGTGCAGGTCGACATCGCGGCGAGCGAATTCGACAGCAACCAGCCGATCGCCGCGCCGTTGGCCGGCGACATCGGCTCGGCGATGTCCGCGCTGTGTGACGCCGTGACCGCCCGCCCGTTCGCCGCGCCAACGGAATGGGCGACCGAGCTGGCCGACCGCAAGGCGCGCAATGACGCCAAGATGCGCGAGCGCCTCGCCGACGACCCGCACCCCATGCGGTTCTACAACGCCCTCGGCGCGATTCGCGCTGTGCTGCAGGACAACCGGGACGTGTACGTCGTCAACGAGGGCGCCAACGCGCTCGACCTGGCGCGCAACGTCATCGACATGGAGTTGCCGCGGCACCGGCTCGACACCGGAACCTGGGGCGTCATGGGGATCGGCATGGGCTACGCGATCGCGGCCGCCGTCGAGACCGGCGGGCCGGTCGTCGCGATCGAGGGTGACAGCGCGTTCGGCTTCAGCGGGATGGAGATCGAGACCATCTGCCGCTACCGGCTGCCGGTGACCGTCGTCATCCTCAACAACGGCGGCGTCTATCGGGGGGACGAGACCGCGGCACACCCGTCGGACCCGGCCCCCACCGTGCTGAACGCCCGGGCGCGCCACGAGCTGATCGCAGAGGCGTTCGGCGGCAAGGGTTATCACGTCGCCACACCCGATGAGCTGCGCGCGGCGCTGACCGAGGCGATCGGCTCCGGGGCGCCCTCGGTCATCGACTGCGAGCTCGATCCGGCCGCCGGGGTGGAAAGCGGTCATCTGGCCGGCCTGAACCCGGCTCGCGCGGCGGCGGTCAGCGGCGGCGGGTGA
- a CDS encoding LysR family transcriptional regulator, translated as MLFRQLEYFVAVASERHFARAAEKCFVSQPALSAAIAKLERELNVTLINRGHSFEGLTPEGERLVVWARRILAEHDAFKAEVDAVRSGITGTLRLGTVPTASTTASLVLSAFCSAHPLVKVQILSRLAATELYRRLREFELDAAIVHAAPDEADVNLVPLYQERYVLLSPAEMLGSGAATMTWAQAAQLPLALLTPDMRDRQIIDKAFDDHGITVSPQVETDSVASLFAQASAGKWASIVPHTWLWTSPLGPEVRAVEMVDPVLKADVVLATNASGPGSPIARALAASAAGLALNEFFDAQLLGVTRRR; from the coding sequence GTGCTCTTCCGCCAGCTGGAGTACTTCGTTGCGGTCGCCTCCGAGCGCCACTTCGCCCGGGCCGCCGAGAAGTGCTTCGTCTCCCAGCCGGCGCTGTCTGCCGCGATCGCCAAGCTGGAGCGGGAGCTGAACGTCACGCTGATCAACCGTGGCCACAGCTTCGAGGGCCTCACTCCCGAAGGCGAGCGGTTGGTGGTGTGGGCCAGGCGGATTCTCGCCGAGCACGACGCCTTCAAGGCCGAGGTCGACGCCGTCCGTTCCGGCATCACGGGGACGCTGCGGCTGGGCACCGTGCCGACCGCATCGACGACCGCGTCGTTGGTGCTCTCGGCGTTCTGCTCGGCGCACCCACTGGTGAAGGTGCAGATCCTGTCCCGGCTGGCGGCGACCGAACTGTACCGACGCCTGCGCGAGTTCGAGCTCGACGCCGCGATCGTGCACGCGGCACCCGACGAGGCGGACGTGAACCTGGTCCCGCTATACCAGGAGCGCTACGTGCTGCTGTCGCCCGCGGAGATGTTGGGATCCGGGGCGGCGACGATGACCTGGGCCCAGGCCGCGCAATTGCCGCTGGCGTTGCTCACCCCGGACATGCGCGACCGTCAGATCATCGACAAGGCGTTCGACGATCATGGCATCACCGTCAGTCCGCAGGTCGAAACCGACTCCGTCGCTTCGCTATTCGCTCAGGCGTCCGCCGGAAAGTGGGCTTCCATCGTGCCGCACACGTGGCTGTGGACCTCCCCGCTGGGCCCGGAGGTCCGGGCGGTGGAGATGGTCGATCCGGTGCTCAAGGCCGACGTCGTGTTGGCGACCAACGCGAGCGGACCCGGTTCGCCGATCGCGCGTGCGCTGGCGGCGTCGGCCGCGGGCCTGGCGCTGAACGAGTTTTTCGACGCCCAACTCCTGGGCGTCACCCGCCGCCGCTGA
- a CDS encoding L,D-transpeptidase has product MRRGVRYLFVMVAITVMGLVGSAARGSAAVPTPHAAPEVASILPADGAVVGVAHPVVVTFTAPVADRAAVERSIRVTSPGGTPGHFEWVHNSVVQWVPDQYWAPHTHVSVGVQALTTGFDTGDALLGVASISKHTFTVSRDGEVLRTMPASMGKPSRPTPMGSFTALEKQRTVVMDSRTIGIPLSSPEGYKITAQYAVRVTWSGVYVHSAPWSVDSQGYANVSHGCINLSPDNAAWYFNQVNVGDPIQVVA; this is encoded by the coding sequence ATGCGTCGAGGTGTTCGTTATCTATTTGTTATGGTCGCGATCACGGTCATGGGCCTGGTGGGATCGGCGGCCCGTGGCAGCGCCGCCGTGCCCACGCCGCACGCCGCACCCGAGGTCGCCTCGATTTTGCCCGCCGACGGCGCCGTGGTCGGCGTGGCGCACCCCGTCGTGGTGACGTTCACCGCACCGGTGGCCGATCGGGCCGCCGTCGAGCGGTCGATTCGTGTGACGTCGCCGGGCGGCACGCCGGGGCACTTCGAGTGGGTTCACAACTCGGTGGTGCAGTGGGTCCCCGACCAGTACTGGGCCCCCCACACGCACGTTTCGGTGGGTGTGCAGGCGCTGACGACCGGCTTCGACACCGGCGATGCGCTGCTCGGTGTCGCCAGCATCTCCAAGCACACCTTCACCGTCAGCAGGGACGGAGAGGTGCTGCGCACCATGCCCGCGTCGATGGGCAAGCCCAGCAGGCCCACGCCGATGGGCAGCTTCACCGCGCTGGAGAAGCAGCGCACCGTGGTGATGGACTCGCGCACGATCGGCATCCCGCTCAGCTCCCCCGAGGGCTACAAGATCACCGCGCAGTACGCCGTCCGGGTCACCTGGAGCGGCGTGTACGTCCACTCGGCCCCGTGGTCGGTCGATTCCCAGGGCTACGCCAACGTCAGCCACGGGTGTATCAACCTCAGCCCCGACAACGCCGCCTGGTACTTCAACCAGGTCAACGTCGGCGACCCCATCCAGGTCGTGGCCTGA
- the car gene encoding carboxylic acid reductase, producing MTGDAKRTKVSSRGPARERVAARIRELAATDEQFRNAQPDLSLQQAARQPGLRLPQILELFVEGYADRPAVGWRARTLSTDPATGRTTTRLLPRFDTMTYRELWADVRAIAAAWRHDAANPVSPGDFVATVGFASAEYLTLDLVCGYLGLVAVPLQHNTTPSRLRPIVDEVEPSILAAGVGYLDLAVEAASGSSSLRRLVVFDYQPEVDEQREALQRAQATLAAAGAAVTIETLDEIIERGRALPPEPMYTGDTDQRLAMIMYTSGSTGLPKGAMYTEQMLAKVWTNELMPDFADTPVFNVNFMPLNHLGGRIPLSTAFQAGGTSYFVPESDLSTLFDDWNLVRPTEMGLVPRVAEMLYQRYQSAVDRLVASGADAGSAEARARAELREHVLGGRIVTAFCGTAPLAAEMRAFVETCLDVHVLDGYGLTEVGMVTKDGRMTRPPVLDYKLIDVPELGYFHTDKPYPRGELLVKSLTATPGYFKRPDVTANAFDPDGYYRTGDVMAELEPDRLAYVDRRNNVLKLAQGEFVAVARLEAVFASAPLIRQIFVYGNSERPYLLAVVVPTADAAERFTGDPEGLKAAVAESLRQSAQLAELQSYEVPVDFVVETEPFSEDNGLLSGVGKLLRPKLKERYADRLEQLYAELAENRVTELRALREGADKHPVVFTLTRAAEALLGVAGGPPAPDALFIELGGDSLSALTFSNLLRDIFDVDVPVGMITGPATDLGQLAEYVESERKSGSRRPTFATVHGRGAAEVRAAELTLDKFIDATTLAAAPNLPRATGTPHTVLLTGANGYLGRFLALEWLERLAETGGKLVSIVRATDTAAAVKRLEAVFDSGDPQLLERFRTLAAEHLEVIVGDIGEPNLGLDQATWQRLAQSVDLIVHPAALVNHVLPYDQLFGPNVVGTAELIRLAITTRIKPVTYLSTVAVAMTVDPGEFAEDGDIRAVSAVRPIDDSYANGYANSKWAGEVLLREAHDLCGLPVAVFRSDMILAHSRYAGQLNVPDAFTRLMFSLLTTGIAPTTFYRTDEHGNRAVAHYDGLPADFVAEAVTTLGEQMAAEESGEYRSYDVMNPHDDGVSLDVFVDWLIAAGHDIRRIEDYDEWLGRFTTALRALPDKQRQHSVLPLLDAYREPATPLRGAPAPTDVFRHAVRTAKIGADEDIPHLSAGLIDKYVADLRLLGLV from the coding sequence ATGACCGGCGATGCGAAGCGCACGAAAGTTAGCTCTAGAGGCCCGGCGCGCGAGCGGGTAGCCGCCCGCATCCGCGAGTTGGCCGCGACCGACGAACAGTTCCGCAACGCCCAACCCGATCTGTCGCTGCAGCAGGCGGCGCGCCAACCGGGCCTGCGCCTGCCCCAGATTCTGGAGCTGTTCGTCGAGGGCTACGCCGATCGGCCCGCGGTGGGCTGGCGGGCCAGGACACTGAGCACCGACCCCGCGACCGGGCGTACCACCACGCGACTGCTCCCCCGCTTCGACACCATGACCTACCGCGAGCTGTGGGCCGATGTGCGCGCGATCGCCGCCGCGTGGCGGCACGACGCCGCGAACCCCGTGTCGCCCGGGGACTTCGTCGCGACGGTCGGTTTCGCCAGCGCCGAATATCTGACCCTCGACCTGGTCTGCGGCTACCTCGGGCTGGTTGCCGTTCCGCTGCAACACAATACGACCCCCTCACGGCTGCGACCGATCGTCGACGAGGTCGAGCCGTCGATACTGGCCGCCGGCGTCGGTTATCTCGACCTCGCGGTCGAGGCGGCGTCGGGCAGCTCGTCGTTGCGGCGGCTCGTGGTCTTCGATTACCAGCCCGAGGTCGACGAGCAACGCGAGGCGCTGCAGCGCGCCCAGGCGACGCTGGCGGCCGCCGGCGCGGCGGTGACCATCGAGACCCTCGACGAAATCATCGAACGCGGACGCGCCCTGCCGCCCGAGCCCATGTACACCGGTGATACCGATCAGCGGCTGGCGATGATCATGTACACCTCGGGCAGCACCGGGTTACCCAAGGGCGCCATGTACACCGAGCAGATGCTGGCCAAGGTGTGGACCAACGAGCTGATGCCCGACTTCGCGGACACACCCGTGTTCAACGTCAACTTCATGCCGCTGAATCACCTCGGTGGCCGGATACCGCTGTCGACCGCGTTCCAGGCCGGCGGCACCAGCTATTTCGTGCCGGAAAGCGACCTGTCCACGTTGTTCGACGACTGGAACCTGGTGCGCCCCACCGAGATGGGCCTGGTACCCCGGGTGGCGGAAATGCTCTACCAGCGCTACCAGAGCGCCGTCGACCGACTCGTGGCTTCGGGCGCCGACGCCGGCTCCGCCGAGGCCCGGGCGCGGGCCGAGCTGCGTGAGCATGTCCTCGGCGGGCGCATCGTGACCGCCTTCTGCGGGACGGCGCCGCTGGCCGCGGAGATGCGGGCCTTCGTCGAAACCTGTTTGGACGTCCACGTTCTCGACGGCTACGGGCTGACCGAGGTCGGCATGGTGACCAAGGACGGGCGCATGACCCGTCCCCCGGTGCTCGACTACAAGCTCATCGACGTTCCCGAACTCGGCTATTTCCACACCGACAAGCCTTATCCGCGTGGCGAATTGCTGGTGAAGTCGCTGACCGCGACGCCGGGCTACTTCAAACGACCGGACGTCACCGCCAACGCGTTCGATCCCGACGGCTACTACCGGACCGGCGATGTGATGGCCGAGCTCGAGCCGGACCGGCTGGCCTACGTCGACCGCCGCAACAACGTGTTGAAGTTGGCGCAGGGCGAGTTCGTCGCCGTCGCCCGCCTGGAGGCCGTCTTCGCCAGCGCGCCGCTGATCCGCCAGATCTTCGTATACGGCAACAGCGAACGCCCCTATCTGCTGGCCGTCGTCGTGCCGACGGCCGACGCCGCGGAGCGATTCACCGGAGATCCCGAGGGCCTCAAGGCCGCCGTCGCCGAATCCCTGCGCCAGTCGGCGCAACTCGCCGAACTGCAGTCCTACGAGGTGCCCGTCGACTTCGTCGTCGAGACCGAGCCGTTCAGCGAGGACAACGGCCTGCTCTCGGGCGTGGGCAAGCTGCTGCGGCCGAAGCTCAAGGAGCGCTACGCCGACCGGCTCGAACAGCTCTACGCCGAGCTGGCCGAAAACCGCGTGACCGAGTTGCGTGCGCTGCGCGAGGGGGCGGACAAACACCCCGTCGTCTTCACCCTCACCCGGGCCGCCGAGGCGCTACTGGGTGTGGCCGGCGGCCCGCCCGCCCCCGACGCACTGTTCATCGAACTCGGCGGCGATTCCCTGTCGGCGCTGACCTTCTCCAACCTGCTGCGCGACATCTTCGACGTCGACGTGCCGGTGGGAATGATCACCGGGCCCGCGACCGACCTGGGCCAGCTCGCGGAATACGTTGAATCCGAACGCAAATCGGGATCACGCCGGCCCACATTCGCGACGGTGCACGGACGCGGCGCCGCCGAGGTCCGCGCCGCGGAGCTCACCCTCGACAAGTTCATCGACGCGACGACCTTGGCCGCCGCACCGAACCTGCCGCGCGCGACCGGCACACCCCACACGGTCCTGCTGACCGGCGCCAACGGCTACCTCGGCCGCTTCCTGGCCCTCGAATGGCTCGAGCGCCTCGCCGAGACCGGCGGGAAGCTCGTCTCCATCGTCCGCGCGACGGACACCGCGGCGGCCGTCAAACGGCTGGAGGCCGTTTTCGACAGCGGGGATCCGCAGTTGCTGGAGCGGTTCCGGACGCTGGCCGCCGAGCACCTGGAAGTCATCGTCGGCGACATCGGTGAGCCCAATCTCGGCCTGGACCAAGCGACTTGGCAGCGCCTGGCCCAGAGCGTGGATCTGATCGTCCACCCGGCCGCGTTGGTCAACCACGTGCTGCCGTACGACCAACTGTTCGGTCCGAACGTCGTCGGCACCGCCGAGTTGATCCGCCTGGCGATCACGACGCGCATCAAGCCCGTCACCTATCTGTCGACCGTCGCCGTGGCGATGACGGTCGATCCCGGCGAGTTCGCCGAAGACGGCGACATCCGCGCGGTCAGCGCGGTACGCCCGATCGACGACAGCTACGCGAACGGGTACGCGAACAGCAAGTGGGCCGGTGAGGTGTTGCTGCGTGAGGCGCACGACCTGTGCGGGTTGCCGGTCGCCGTCTTCCGCTCCGACATGATCCTCGCGCACAGCCGGTATGCCGGGCAGCTGAACGTGCCAGATGCCTTCACCCGCTTGATGTTCAGCCTGCTGACCACCGGCATCGCGCCGACCACGTTCTACCGGACCGACGAACACGGAAACCGAGCCGTGGCCCACTACGACGGGCTGCCCGCCGACTTCGTGGCCGAAGCGGTCACCACGCTCGGCGAACAGATGGCGGCCGAGGAATCCGGCGAGTACCGCTCCTATGACGTGATGAACCCGCACGACGACGGCGTCTCCCTGGACGTGTTCGTCGACTGGCTGATCGCCGCCGGACACGACATCCGGCGCATCGAGGACTATGACGAATGGCTGGGCCGCTTCACCACGGCGCTTCGCGCGTTACCGGACAAGCAGCGCCAGCATTCGGTGTTGCCGCTGCTGGACGCCTACCGGGAACCCGCGACGCCACTGCGGGGAGCGCCGGCCCCCACCGACGTCTTCCGCCACGCGGTGCGGACGGCCAAAATCGGTGCGGACGAGGACATTCCGCACCTGTCGGCGGGGTTGATCGACAAGTACGTCGCCGACCTACGCCTGCTGGGCTTGGTGTAG
- a CDS encoding NADP-dependent oxidoreductase — MTAAAARAVRFDRYGGREVLYVADIDMPTPGPGEVVVEVRAAGINPGEAGIRVGAMHERFPATFPSGEGSDLAGVVTAVAPGVTEFAVGDEVLGFSLRRSSHATHAAVPVGQLIRKPAQLGWETAGSLYVAGVTAYAAVRAVAPQAGETVAVSAAAGGVGSLVVQLLALRGARVLGIAGPGNADWLRAHGVVPIAYGDGLAGRLRDAAPDGIDAFIDLFGPDYVQLAVDLGVAPERINTIIAFQKAGEVGAKTEGSMDASTPEVLAEMAGLIASGAVDFDIAATYPLDRVADAFAELERRHTHGKIVLLPTDSQ, encoded by the coding sequence ATGACCGCTGCAGCGGCGCGCGCCGTACGGTTCGACCGGTACGGGGGGCGTGAGGTGTTGTACGTGGCGGACATCGACATGCCCACGCCCGGACCGGGCGAGGTTGTCGTCGAGGTCCGCGCGGCCGGAATCAATCCCGGCGAGGCCGGCATCCGGGTCGGGGCGATGCACGAGAGGTTCCCGGCCACCTTTCCCTCCGGGGAGGGCAGCGACCTCGCCGGTGTCGTGACCGCGGTGGCGCCCGGGGTCACCGAATTTGCGGTCGGCGACGAGGTTTTGGGATTCAGCCTGCGCCGGTCCAGCCACGCGACCCACGCCGCCGTGCCGGTGGGTCAACTGATTCGTAAGCCCGCCCAACTCGGTTGGGAGACGGCGGGTTCGCTTTACGTGGCCGGCGTGACCGCGTACGCGGCCGTGCGCGCGGTGGCGCCGCAGGCCGGTGAGACGGTCGCCGTGTCGGCAGCCGCGGGCGGGGTGGGCAGCCTGGTGGTGCAACTTCTGGCGCTGCGCGGGGCGCGCGTGCTGGGCATCGCGGGCCCCGGCAACGCCGACTGGCTGCGCGCGCATGGCGTCGTCCCGATCGCCTACGGTGACGGGCTCGCCGGGCGATTGCGCGACGCGGCGCCCGACGGCATCGACGCGTTCATCGACTTGTTCGGCCCGGACTACGTCCAGCTCGCGGTGGACCTCGGCGTCGCGCCGGAGCGGATCAACACCATCATCGCCTTCCAGAAGGCCGGCGAGGTGGGCGCCAAGACCGAGGGCAGCATGGACGCCTCGACACCCGAGGTGCTCGCCGAGATGGCCGGCCTGATCGCCTCCGGCGCCGTCGACTTCGACATCGCCGCGACCTATCCGCTGGACCGGGTCGCCGACGCCTTCGCCGAACTCGAGCGACGGCACACCCACGGGAAAATCGTTCTGCTGCCTACCGACTCACAATGA